GTATCTTCATCTCTTCGCCAAACCTGACAAAGCGCCTTCTTTCCCTTAGTATCCAGAATTTACTCGCAAGTCCGTGTGTTATGCTTTTCCTGTATCTCCTCTCCTCAGCAAGAAGAAGTAATAATACTATCAGAAGCACGGTCAGGGTTAAAGCACAGATCAGATACATGGTCACACCTCTATAAGCTCATAATCAGAAAGACCCAGTTTTATTTTTTCAGCGTGTCTTATCTGGACTTCGAGGTCGATCTCCGGGTATATTTCGCTAAAGGTCTTTTTACCTATAAGGTCCATCGCGGCCTTATCTATTGCGACAGGGTCTATAGAGCCCAGGATCCCTATGTCAGGCACGATAGGCTTCTCGCCCTTTGACATGCAGTCGCAGTTTTTTGTAACACTGTATAAAAGATTCAGGCACGCCAATCTTGACCCTAAGGCCTTTTTTACCCCTAATGCATATTCTACCATTTTTTCCTGCAGGTTTACAACATTTTCGTCATATTTAATCTCTATGCCCCCGGACCTGCATATTACTGCGCACTCGCCGCAGCCAATGCACCTTTCCTTTACGAGCATGGCCTTTTTCTTTTTGATCCCTATAGCATTTGCCGGGCATATCTTCATGCACTCGCCGCAGCCAATGCACTTGGCCGCTGCCACTTCAGGCAGTGTCTTGGAGTGCTGTATTAGTTTCCCGACCCGCGCTGCGCAGCCCATGCCCAGGTTTTTAAGGGCGGCTGCCATGCCTGTCTGGCAATGTCCTGTCACGTGAGAAAGGCACAGAAGAAAATCTGTTTCACAGACAGTCTTTGCGAGTTTAACGTTTTCAAAATGTTCCGCCCTTATGGCTATGCTCTGGCTGTTTCTGCCGTGGAGACCGTCACCTATTATTATAGGTATTCCAAGCTGGCCTATCCCATACCCGTGAGCATGCGCAACATGCAGGTGGCCGACAGCATTGGATCTCTTTTCCCTGTAAAGCGTATTGGTCTCTATTACAAAAAGGTTCTCGGTTTTCTGTCTTAGCGATGCTGTAATGCCCTTGAGCCAGTCTGATTTTATATAACCGCATGTCCCTTCTTCTCCGAACGTCAGCTTGATGCCTAAAAAGTCATCCTTTTTGATAAGCCTGTCGCCGTCCATTATTTGCCAGACCGATAAAAGGGCCTCGCTTATGGCTGCAGAGGATGTCCAGTCATCGATCCTTTTAAGGTATACCTTACTTTTCGTCACTGAATGATTCTGCAAAGGATATCCTCTTTGATATCGGCGGATGGCTGTAAAGGATTATCTCATAGAACTTGCCGGGAGTCATGTCTGCCAGGTTCTGACCTGCGAGTTTTTTCATGGTAGATATAAAAGCGTTTTTATTGCCTGTAATCTCAAGGGCAAACTGGTCTGCGTCTTTTTCCAGCTTTCTTGAGAACATGTTATGCAGAGGCAGCGTTACTATATTCAACGCTGCTACGATCGCGTAAATAAGGACAATCGACTCAAAATCACGCAGCAAGAGGTCCTGCCAGAAAATACTGTGCAATTTCAAAAAAAAGATATTGGTTATAAAGAAGGAGATGAATATAGAAATGCCGCCAAACAGGACAAGTTTGAGGCTGTGTTGTCTTTTATGATGACCCAACTCATGGGCCATCACGGCTTCGATTTCAGGCCCTGCGAAGTTCCGAAGTAATGTGTCGCACAACACTATCCTCTTCTGTTTTCCCAGGCCTATGACAGCG
The Candidatus Omnitrophota bacterium genome window above contains:
- a CDS encoding DUF362 domain-containing protein produces the protein MTKSKVYLKRIDDWTSSAAISEALLSVWQIMDGDRLIKKDDFLGIKLTFGEEGTCGYIKSDWLKGITASLRQKTENLFVIETNTLYREKRSNAVGHLHVAHAHGYGIGQLGIPIIIGDGLHGRNSQSIAIRAEHFENVKLAKTVCETDFLLCLSHVTGHCQTGMAAALKNLGMGCAARVGKLIQHSKTLPEVAAAKCIGCGECMKICPANAIGIKKKKAMLVKERCIGCGECAVICRSGGIEIKYDENVVNLQEKMVEYALGVKKALGSRLACLNLLYSVTKNCDCMSKGEKPIVPDIGILGSIDPVAIDKAAMDLIGKKTFSEIYPEIDLEVQIRHAEKIKLGLSDYELIEV